CAGGGCCCGGCGCCCTCGGGCGTGACGACGTGTGTCGGGCACGTCCCGTCCTGGGTTCGGATCGCGACTTCTTGGACGACCATGGGGCGTTCCTCGACCGGGCGGTGAGGCCTTCTGCGCCCGGTCACCGGAAACCGCCAGGGGGCGGAGGCCGGTTTGTCGAACACCCGTTCCTGCCCGTCCGGATCCAGGACGGGCGCGCCGGCAGCGGGCGCGCGGGCTCACTCCAGTCCCGGCACCGGCACCCCGAAGGCCGCCGCCAGCAGCACCATGTTGAGCGCGAGCACCACCGCGGCCCCCGCCACCGCGGCCGCCTGGGTCAGCGGCCCGTTTGCGAAGGGACCCATCACGCTGCGCCGCCGGGTGAACACCACCAGGGCCACCATCGGCACCGGCAGGGCGAGCGACAGTACCACCTGGGACAGGACCAGCGCCTGCGTCGGGTCGACGCCGATCGCCACCACCACGAAGGCCGGCAGCATCGTCACCAGCCGGCGGACGAGGAGCGGGATGCGCCAGCCGGTGAAGCCCTGCATCACCAATTGCCCGGCAAGCGTGCCCACCACCGAGGAGGAGATCCCGGAGGCGAGCAGCGACACCAGGAAGGCCGCCCCCGCGGCGGGACCCAGCAGCGGCGTCAGGGTGCGGTAGGCCTCGCCGATCTCCGCCACCTCGCTGTGGCCGAGATGGAAGGCCGCCGCCGCCATGATCACCATCGCCATGTTGACGAGCCCCGCCAGCAGCAGCGCCACCACCACCTCGCGGTTCGAGTAGCGCACCAGCAGGCGCCGGTCGGCCTCGGTGCGGGGATTGCCCCGGCTCTGCGTGAGGCCCGAGTGCAGGAACAGCGCGTGCGGCATCACGGTGGCGCCGATGATCCCCACCGCGATGGTGAGCGCCTGCGCGTCCGGAATTTTTGGGGTGACGAGGCCCTTGGCGGCCTCGCCCCAGGCCACGGGCGCCACCAGCAGCTCGACCGCGTAGCAGAGGCCGATCGTGCCGACCATCGCGCCGATGGCGATCTCCAGCGGCCGGAAGCCCTCATGCTCCAGGAGCAGGATCGCGTAGGTGACGATCGCGGTGATCCCCATGCCGGCCATCAGCGGCATGCCGGTGAGCAGCGACAGGCCGATGGCGCCGCCGAGGAACTCCGCGAGGTCGGTGGCCATGGCGGCGACCTCGCTGATGCCCCAGAGGGCGAGGCGCACCGGCCGCGTCGTCGCGTCCCGGCAATGCTCCGCGAGGTTCTTTCCCGTCACGATCCCGAGCTTGGCCGAGAGCGCCTGGAACAGCATCGCCGTGAGGTTGGCGAGCAGCACCACCCAGAGCAGGCCGTAGCCGTAGCGGGCGCCGGCCTGGATGTTGGTGGCGAAGTTGCCGGGGTCCATGTAGGCGATCGACGCCGTGACGGCCGGACCTGCGAACAGCAGGAACCGGCCGCGGCCGCCCTTCCGCCCGTCGAGGACGTCGCGGATGGCGCCCTCGGTCCGCCGGCTCATCGCTCCGGGCGCGGCGCCGCCCGGGGCCGTCGCGGCGTTCGGCGCCACCATGATCACCCCCACCTCAAAGATATAGCGTAGGCTATATTCGCGGCTGAGCCCGTCGGATGCAAGAGGTGCGTGCCGCTCTCACGGGACTCCCCTGCCGGCCCCGGTGTTTGCTAGACAGGGCGGGGGCGGCGCATGCGAGCCGAGAGGGGGAAGCCGATGCAGGACGCATCCGAGCCGGGCTCGCCGGAGACCGTGCTGGTCGATCCGGAGCGGCACGTGGAGAGCTTCCGCCAGGCGCGCGAGGCGAGGCGCTCGGAGCTGGTCGAGGATTACGTCGAATTGATCGACGACCTGATCGGCGACGGCGGCGAGGCGCGGCAGGTGGACATCGCGGCCCGCCTCGGCGTGGCGCAGCCGACCGTCGCCAAGATGCTCAAGCGCCTGTGCGAGGACGGTTTCGTCCAGCAGCGGCCCTATCGCGGCGTTTTCCTGACCGAGGCCGGCCGGCGGCTGGCCGTCCAGGCCCGGGAGCGCCACCGGATCGTGGAGCGCTTCCTCTGCGCGCTGGGGGTGAGCCCCGAGACCGCCCGGCGGGACGCGGAGGGGATCGAGCACCACGTCAGCGCCGAGACGCTCGAGGCGTTCCGGGCCTTCGCGGAGCGGCACGGGCGGACGTGACCGGCCGCCCCGCCCTCACACCGTCGGCGCCGCCACCTTCTGGCGCAGGCCCAGGATCACCGCCCGGAGCATCTCGGCCCCGGCCTCGCCGGCATCCGGCAGGGTGCCGGTGCGGGAGGCGTAGATCCGCTCGTGCACGAAGGCGAGCTTGGCGATCACCGCGGGCGTCAGCTTGAACGGGTAGAGCGCCGGCTGGCCCATGCTGTGGGACAGCGAGTTGATCGCGTAGGTCAGCGGCAGCCACGCGGCGATCAACCGGTCGAGATCCAGGGTGTTGTAGGGATCGAAGTCGATCACGGTCGGCGCCTGCGGCACCGCATGCGCCCTCTGACGCAGGCGCGGGCGCACGTGCAGCTCGAAGGTCGAGGCGGTCTCGACCGTGTCGACGATGTGCAGGTAATGCGCGAAGGTCTCGGCGAAATCCTCCCAGGGATGGGCGGTGGCGTAGGCCGAGACGTAGGCCTCGTCCCAGTCGGCCGGCGCGCCCCTGGCGTAGTGGTCCTGCAGGGCCTGGACGTAGTTCAGCCGCTCGTCGCCGAACAGCGCCCGGAAGGATTCCCAGGAGGGGCTGTTCAGCACCAGCAGATACCAGAAGTAATGTCCGATCTCATGCCGGAAATGGCCGAGCAGCGTGCGGTAATGCTCGCCGAACAGGATCCGGCGGCGCTCCCGCTCGACATCGTCGGCCTCGGCGATGTTCATGGTGATCAGGCCGTTGATGTGGCCCGTCAGCACCGGCGGCCCGCCGGAAAAGCTCTCGGACGGATCGACCAGGAAGTCGAAGGCCAGGCCGTCGGTGTACTGGGCGCGGGTTGCCAGCGGCAGTTCCAGGCGCAGCAGCGAGTAGAACAGCCGGTGCTTGGCCGCCTCGATCTGCCGCCAGCGGGTCAGGTTCCAGCCCTGCGACAGGTCCGGCACCACGCGGTTGTGGCGGCAGGCGGTGCAGTAGATGTCGGGGCTGTCCTCCGGCACCAGCCAGTTGCAGGCCTCCGACAGGGCGTTGTTGCAGCGCCGGTAGCGCCGGCCGGGATCCGCGTAGGCGTGGAAGACCTGGGCGCCGCCCATGAGCGGATGGGCCGAGAAACCCTGCGGCTCCAGGGCCGAGACCTCGTGGACCGCGCAGGTATAGCCCAGTGGCCGCGCGCAGCTCTCGCAGGCGGTCGCCTCGAAGGTGACCGGCTGGTCGCAGGCCTGGCACTGGAAGATCTTCATCGTGCGGTCCCGGACCGGCCGGCGGTCCACCAGCCGGTCAAGCGGGGCCGGCCGGCAAAGTTCCTGCCAAAAGCTGCGGGGAGCCGCCGTCACCGCACGAAAATTGCTTGTGCCCCGATCTGTGTCGCATAACCGCGCGGTGGGGGCCGACGCTCGACCTGCCGCGATGTCCGGTACCGGCTACGAGGCCGTATTCATCCTTCAAACGGAGCCATCGTGTCGATCAAAGCCGCCCTGCACCACGTCACGCATTACCGCTACGACCGGCCGATCAGCCTCGGTCCCCAGGTGATCCGCCTGCGCCCGGCCCCGCACGCGCGCACCAAGGTCCCGGCCTACGCGCTGACGGTGACGCCCGCCAACCACTTCCTGAACTGGCAGCAGGACCCGAGCGGCAACTGGCTCGCCCGCCTCGTCTTCCCGGAGAAGACCGACGAGCTGAAGATCGAGGTCGACCTCACCGCCGACATGGCGGTGATCAACCCGTTCGACTTCTTCGTGGAGGACTACGCCCAGACCCATCCCTTCCCGTACCACGCCGACCTCGCGGAGGAACTGGCGCCCTACCGCGCCGCCGTGGATGCCGAGTGCCCCGAGATGGAGGCGCTGCTGGCCCGCCTTCCGGAAGAGCCCAACACCGTCCAGTTCCTGGTGGCGCTGAACGGCCTGATCGCCCGGGAGACCGCTTACGGCGTCCGGATGGAGCCCGGCGTCCAGACCCCCGCCGAGACCCTGCGGCTCAGGAGCGGGTCGTGCCGGGATTCCGCGTGGCTCCTCGTGCAGGTGCTGCGCCGGATCGGCTTCGCCGCCCGGTTCGTCTCCGGCTACCTGATCCAGCTCGTCCCCGAC
The sequence above is drawn from the Methylobacterium mesophilicum SR1.6/6 genome and encodes:
- a CDS encoding zinc-binding metallopeptidase family protein, whose translation is MKIFQCQACDQPVTFEATACESCARPLGYTCAVHEVSALEPQGFSAHPLMGGAQVFHAYADPGRRYRRCNNALSEACNWLVPEDSPDIYCTACRHNRVVPDLSQGWNLTRWRQIEAAKHRLFYSLLRLELPLATRAQYTDGLAFDFLVDPSESFSGGPPVLTGHINGLITMNIAEADDVERERRRILFGEHYRTLLGHFRHEIGHYFWYLLVLNSPSWESFRALFGDERLNYVQALQDHYARGAPADWDEAYVSAYATAHPWEDFAETFAHYLHIVDTVETASTFELHVRPRLRQRAHAVPQAPTVIDFDPYNTLDLDRLIAAWLPLTYAINSLSHSMGQPALYPFKLTPAVIAKLAFVHERIYASRTGTLPDAGEAGAEMLRAVILGLRQKVAAPTV
- the mntR gene encoding manganese-binding transcriptional regulator MntR, which translates into the protein MQDASEPGSPETVLVDPERHVESFRQAREARRSELVEDYVELIDDLIGDGGEARQVDIAARLGVAQPTVAKMLKRLCEDGFVQQRPYRGVFLTEAGRRLAVQARERHRIVERFLCALGVSPETARRDAEGIEHHVSAETLEAFRAFAERHGRT
- a CDS encoding Nramp family divalent metal transporter gives rise to the protein MVAPNAATAPGGAAPGAMSRRTEGAIRDVLDGRKGGRGRFLLFAGPAVTASIAYMDPGNFATNIQAGARYGYGLLWVVLLANLTAMLFQALSAKLGIVTGKNLAEHCRDATTRPVRLALWGISEVAAMATDLAEFLGGAIGLSLLTGMPLMAGMGITAIVTYAILLLEHEGFRPLEIAIGAMVGTIGLCYAVELLVAPVAWGEAAKGLVTPKIPDAQALTIAVGIIGATVMPHALFLHSGLTQSRGNPRTEADRRLLVRYSNREVVVALLLAGLVNMAMVIMAAAAFHLGHSEVAEIGEAYRTLTPLLGPAAGAAFLVSLLASGISSSVVGTLAGQLVMQGFTGWRIPLLVRRLVTMLPAFVVVAIGVDPTQALVLSQVVLSLALPVPMVALVVFTRRRSVMGPFANGPLTQAAAVAGAAVVLALNMVLLAAAFGVPVPGLE